AACAGCATTATGGATGTAACAACATCAAACAGACTCATTAATCCTCCAAGAATCAACAACAACAGCACACATCGGCTTCAAGTAAAGAAACTGGACTGCCGCCGCTCTTTCTCACAAGGGCAGGGCAATAAGATATTCCGCTATTTCACTTTTCAGTCGCTCTTTCTGCTCCTTTGCCTCACGATTTCCTTGCTAATACTGCCGCTCCTGCTACCGCCATTGCCGCCTCCGCCGTTGCTGCTGCTTCTGCTCCCTATCCTTATTCTGACACTGCTCATGGTGTTGGCATTCATGCCCTCTGATGGCTGCAGGGATGCGACTCATACTTCCTTGTAAATGGTGTGGAGAAGAGAATCTTCCATCACCgtactatttttttgttgccatGGAAAATGAATATACTTcacttatttcatttcttatataaatatgcattcATTCATCTTATTATTAGCTTCCATACCTAGATGCAATCTTTCCTTACTTTCTCATCTTTGCTCCCTTGGGGGTCTGGGTTCAAGTACGCATTCTCAATGCATGCAATCTGCCTCCTCCAAACCATTTTGCATCTCACATTTTTCGTCTTGTGTGACggctatatatatttgcatacaTATATCTGTGTGTATTTTGAAgtttaattagtatttcatCTGAcacatattttgtttatatacatACGCACATTATATGgatataaaatcatttataCGCGCCTTAACAAATCTAATACACAGATTTCTTGTGCATAACCACATGGGACTTGTATTTGACTTGGAGATGGTTTTGATCAAGTTTATATATAGAGTGCAACCGCAGGAACATAGTCCAAGGCCATTGATAACAACACATCGGAATGTATTACAGGACGGGAAATTTTGCTCTTAGGTCACCATACAAAGGACCCCTCATAATGAAATTCCCAATTCAAACGCATGTATGGAAACATTTCCACCATCCAAATACTTCCTTCCTTATCATAATATCACATTTACATCAACCGCCTCATCATCAGTAGcatttattattagttaaaagaAACCCTTTGCTATTGCACACCCACAAAGGGCTAAGATGACTTGGGGTGAACTTAGTATTACAAGTGACCATTACTTTGCCAACCACTTTCATCTTCCAAACTAGGCTTTCGGCATCAGCAGAAGGTGAAGAACATAGGATAGTAGCCACCAAACTACTTAAAACTGCTAATACATAGTTATCTTCTATAACATTAGAGGGAGATGAAGGGCGGAAAAACAGAATGCTTTTCAACTTCTAGAATTCCTAATCACATTCCTGGGATATAGCAAGAAATGGAGGGAGGTGATGCTCCAAGACTGCCAGCAGTTCCCTCCTTTGGTTGGGTTTGTCTAGCACCACACCTCCAAGCCTTCTTGCAGCTTCAACAAGCTGGCCCCGATGCCTTTGTGATAACAAGCTGCCTCCAGCCTCGATGCACTCCCTGTACAGTGGCAGATAAGCAATTGCCACCCTCAACGGGCCAGGGAGATCCTGTAAACAAATTGGAGATTGGCTGTATCTTAGAATCTGCACCAGGTTTGAGAAATGTGCTTCTCCTTGTCTGAGTCCGTCCAAGAAAGCTGCCTCTGACCAATGCTCTTGGAGAAAAGCCTTGAGCTCTGGAGCAACTGCCTCATCATTGGACCTAGCAATGCTGTCAGCAACAGAATAGGTAGCAGCAGGATCACGTAAGAAATCTGANNNNNNNNNNNNNNCAGCAGTATCACTTAAGAAATCTGAACGGAGCAGTAATGATACCCCTTCAAGAGACCTGCTACTTCTTTCACCAGCAGCCTTGAGAATTTCAATACTAAGGGCGGCAAGAACGTGCTCGGGCACGTGAGGGAGGAGATGGGCTGCTACCTCTACTTGACTGCTTGATGTGGCAGCCGTAAGAGCGAGACAAAGTTCCATGTCTCGGCAACCCCTTTGAACAAACCATTCGACAACTGGCATGCAACCCCTCTCCGCGGCTCTCATTAAAGGCCCCAAGAAAGCCCCAGCATTGCCCTCCTCCACTAGACACTCCATAGTGCCAATTTTACCGTAATGAGAAGCAAATCCCAGGGCCAGGTCAACATCCACATCCAAGCTATTCCGTTGAGCAATCTAATAGCATCCCAAATTGAGGTAAACATGTTAGCAAGATGCAGCCTAGTTAACGATGCTAAAAGCAAAAGCTGTaactatatatgaaatatgaGAAGGAATGAGAGAAAGCAGTCGCATGCTTCAAAAACTTCAGCTTACAGAGGCAAAATCAGTTATATTAATGTCCACTTTACAACGTATATTAACATAAAGCAGGAGGTGATAACATGACTAAGATACCATACCATTTAAGCGATGGAAGACTATTGGCTACACTGGCACACAAACCAAATTCAACCAACACCATTTCTTCTTAAATGACAAACATATTACCAGGAAATTTCACACCATAAAGCATCCagtacaaaattacaaataagcAGGTACCACACCATGTAGCCCTGATTTCCTGAATATAACGAATCAACAGGTTTTATGGAGTCTATGGACACAGAAATTCATGAAGAACTTGTGCAAAAGCATTGATCAATCACAAGCCTGCCAAAACAAGATACCTGCAATAAAATGCGAACAAGCTCTGTGCTCCCAAAGCGTGAAGCCTCCAGAAAACATTGGTTAACATTATCTGCACCCCCCTCAACCAGCATGCCCAACAATCCTTGGATTGCAGTTGCTGATATACCTGATGACCAACCATTATCAAATGCACTGGAAAATAACGTAAGAGGGAAGCAAGCTGCATCAAATGCTTCGGAGAAATCCTTCCCAGTAAGATGGTTGCCGACAAGATCGAGGAAGGTCTTGAAAGCAGATAATTGTAGTTGGATCTCAAGAGCAGATTTATGGCCCACTCTGTTTAGATTACCCTGGGAACGAGAATGGAAACTTATACATTTAAGAGCCCACTCAGTAAATTTCTGAACCTTGGCACCTGCCTCTGCTTTTAGAACTTCATCACCACTGCATTCCTGAAGCCTTTCACTCAACCTGCAAGAATGGGAGGGAGAAAAGCCTCATTACAAATGctaaacatatatacaatgctacaggaaaaaaaatgtgggGCCATCACAATAAACTAGGGCAGCATCCTAGACCgtaataattttctcttcaACTACTGTTGATTCTTCAAGATGACAATGCCAAAATGTGCTATTTCACAACTATTCAAACTTTATTTCTCGATCTTATCAGTAACATTTGTGGTAATTTCAACCACCTCTTCAACTAACACGAGCTTTGTGCAGACTTTCAGTGGAAGCATGAAATTTGTGCTTTTTCTGGGGAGAAAATGGGTACGCGCTAGATTACAGAGGCATCCGGGAATGAGAGAACGTTTGATAACACTAGTAGTAGCACTTGTTTTGTGTTGAAACTTGAAAGATGCTTGCATAATTGGTCATTTCGATAATGCTGAAAGGCCTGTTAATTTTCTGACTGCTTAAAGTCAAATTAGTTTGAGAAGATCACAGAAAGTTGGCGTTTAATGGGCTTTAAAGCATGATAGAGTTAAATTGTGTTAATCATGTAaacatatttacatataaatacaaaCAGTTATAATTTGACTTTAACATGCTCGCTTACGTAATTATGTGCCTATGGTTGagttttcatctaatttatATCATTGTAGGTTATGTGCAAGTGAGACTCGAACAGATCCTTATGAAGAGAGAACTGGGATTGAGTTCATTGTAAGTTTCATGGATTTGGATTATTCTCGGTAATTGGATACAATTTCCCAACAGATTCGAACTACTGGATCTTCATCTCTCTCCATGTGATTTTCTGTGATTACCTGTATTCATCTTACTACAAACAGGACAAACATGAAAACAGGTTTACatcttttttaaagaatacAAAAGTGTAgagataaagaaaatataattattaatatacacAATGTGGAAGCCTCATACCTTTGTGACATCATAGTCACCGTGTCCGCGAGGCTCATTGTTTGACTCTGACAAGCAGAGACACAAGAAGCAAGAAATGAAGTCCTAAGTGCAGCTCGAGTGAAGTCATATGCCCCATGAGCAATGATCTTGTTGATTATTCCAGTGATTCCATAAAATTCTTGTTGTGTGCTCAAGAACCAGATTGAATCCAAAGAAATGCACAGTGCATCATTTAGAGTCTGCGGGTCTGCCAAAAATATCAGGCTTTCAGCAAGCTCCCAATCATGTGAACACACAGCCCCCTGAAACAACCGTCCTAACTCAATTCTATCTTGTCGACTGAGCTTCCTAtcatttttcccattttttgaATCATAAGCAGCCAATTTGGATTTAAGTTTCTCAGCACCACAACTACAAGCACTTGTGCTCAAATCTTCCTTAATTACAAGCGGAGCTTCTCTTGAGAAAATCACATTGCCATGGCATCCTCCATCACTCTTCTCTGAACAAAAACCTGCAATCTCTGTCCCAAGTTCTATCTCATTGCTAAGACTCGATACTCCAGCCTCAGCGGTTTCCATTCCCATCATTTCAACTTCAGCACACTGAGGCTCTTCCATATTAATGTCATCCCCAATATTTAAGTCTTGGCTTCCGATTTCACTGTTGGAGTCGGTTTCCCTTCCCAAAAAGAACACTTTCTTTGTTTCCATTTCGGTCTCAAGCACCTAACCTAACTGACAAACCAAAAGCACTAATATGATTCCcctttttgtttagtttatcACCAGAAAGAGATCTCAAGAATTCAGGTATTACCCATTCAACTACTTGAGAAAATCCAACGCTCAATGCCACCTTATAACTCAACAAATTCAGATAATCCCTCACCTGATAACTGCCCCAAATCCAGAATTCTTATTATGAGCACGTAATTGAATTTCCGTCCACAATCCAAAACCACCAACACAGTATCAATTCAGAGATCAAACCCCTTTTTctccaattattattattgttatttttttttttcataaaactaAATGTATAAAACGGAGAAATTCACAGAAGAGCAAAAACCCATCAGAGATTCCAGAAGAAATGTCAGCTTTGCACTCCAGCCCAGAATCAGGTGAAAAGCTTTAGAAAATGCCCAAAACCCTTCACCTCCTTCAAGGTTTGCAGAAATGGATCACCAGCGGCAGAACcctaaaaattcataaaaattaaaataatcagAACGAATAGCAACAAAATGACCTCAATAAAACGAACCATaattgaaaaagagaaaagaaaaggaacaagGAAAGCGGAAAAAGCTGACACGCACAAAATCTCGTGTTGATACAAACGAATCAAAAGAAGGGAAGAGGTTGAATGAacaaaaatacagaaaatgtATGATAAGACGGAGGGAGGGAGAGAGGTGCAATACCTGAATGAATGAATAATTGAGAGTGGGgagagaaaggaaagaaattgGTGGGGTGGGGTTGGGTATTAGTTTGGGTGGATGGTGGTGAGGCTGAGGGATTGAGTGAGGGGGGGGTATGTTATTTGTGTTTCTGTTCTctggttaataataaaaagttgctattattaatgtaaaatttttggCTTGCACTCCAATTCCAATTCCAATCATTTCCCCTTCTTTCAAGGGACTGGGAGCAATCCATCCGCCTGCCCTGCAGTGCCGCCTCCCCTTATATTACTCTACTTCTTTCGTTTTTTGTGCTACTAGTTTGCAATTAAAATCCCCTGTGAATTGAAAAAGGGATAGCAATTGCACGCAGACTTGCAGGGACTACAGCTTGCCCCATACCCACATCCACCCCACACCAACATTTAGTAGTTTCAATTCAAGCCTTTATTTATGTTTAAGAAAGCACATTGTCTTGTCTTGGCATACACACAACTCTCAATAATAATAGTCAGTAGTCACCATCcttgcataattaaatatttgttgctAACTAAATATTGTAATCATATTCGCTCTAAACTTTATATttccacaaaattaaatatggctaattatataatataatataataacatataCTTTGTcgcattttcttttattcttacgatatataatataacttaGCAAGTCTTCTCTTCTCAAAATCAATTTGCCCCACCCACCAacaaattatctaataattgaatttcaaattaaacaaattttagttttatgtattttcaagTTTGCAAAATGTTGATACCAAATTTGCTTCTTAATGGTTGATTGTATAAGAtacaaaagtattattttattttgaatcacATGGGATGAATGCATTTTTAAATAGGAGACTGCTCCTtcaaaaattctataatatttaaactcaataaaagtaatttgCAAATCAAAATTGCACTTCATGCTATAAAAAATATGCCTTCATGAAGggaaaaagagcaaaaaaaaaaaaaaaaaacacataatttaGGCATAACTAGTTCatgattcttcttttttcattgaaaacCAATCTATACGATATTCTATAGTTTTTAATACTAATGACATTTTTGTCTTTACACCACCATATTGTGTTTACtgggggaaaaaagaaaaagaaaaaagaaaaggggaagAACGGTATCCGTATGATTTAGCAGACTGAGTTGACTGAGAGAGAAAGCAAGAGAGGTTTCACGATGGTTGCAGCAAGTGATGCTATGGTAGCTACTCTCCATCAAACTCTGGCCTCATGCTCCAAGGTAATATGTACATtgcacacatatatacatcaaCTCTGTGCAATGTTTCACGCATCAATTcgctaatttctttttcttgtgcaAGCAGTCCATTGAAGCCGGTGATTATAACAATTCAGAGGAATTAATCGCGGAGCTAGTAAATTTCCTTAATTCAATCTCCGATTCTCTAGTCTCGAGAGAACGTGAAAATGAGGATCCTGAGAAAATCGCGGTTGAGATTCTCACTCAAATTCACCAATACATAGCCTCACCCGCAGTTAAACAGGTACATACATGTATTTGCTTCTTTCAAATGTTGGTGTTaggttttgaattttgatgatttatctattttatttactgCCAAATGATCCATTTATTTAGGAGGTTATTGATGCGTTGGCATTTGAGTTGCCCAAGGCGGTGGCGAGGTTTGCTTGTGTATCCACCAAGTGTTTGGAGATTGCTGAAGATTTAGTTTATTGGTTTATTCAGAGATGTAGTCCACGCGATATGCTTTCCATCCTCTGTGAGGTATATActctgattttttatttctcctcCTCCCAGTACTACCAACCAAAAATTGCTCAAAGAGgcttttcttttgaatgatACTTTGCATGGCGTTGTTCTCTTGCTCAAATCTATCTGGAAAATTTTTCTAGTTTACAGTTTTGAGGTTTATGAAGAGGTTTTACTAATCTTTTTCCAGCTAACATATGGTTCTGCTTTATTTGTTTAAGAGCAAATTTGCAAAGCATTAGGATCTaaagatatcaaaataaaaatatcgatTTGGTAATTTGAGTACTATAATATGAGGTAGAAATGACCTTGTGACTTAAAATCACAGTAGAATGGAGTGATCAAAGTATCCAGAAAACCGTTTAACTGCATAACGACCAAGAATTATTTATAGGCCTACCAAGTGTGaagcaaacaaaaattagactgGTTTGAAGCAATAAAAGCAAGCAACAGGCCCTTATAAAGTGCCACTACTTGCTATTCCCTTCTACTTGTTGGAGAAGCGAGTATAATTAGTTCGTATTTTGTAAAccattcattaaattttgcaGCTTGGGAGTGTTTAATATAACTTTGAGTGCATGTTTATCCTTCCAAAGGAAGGATGTCCGTGCAGTTAGTATGAAGCAGATTCCAATATATTGTTGAATGTCAAAAGAATCAAAGTACAGATTAAAACTGTTAATCTTTGTAGGCCGACCACTAGCAATAGATGGAATGAGGAAATATAGTATACTCCCTAATGTCCCTTACTCTACTTTCTTCTTGAAAAACTAACTTGGAACTGCAAGCCATAACTTTACAAGAGACTTATCTAAATTGacaatttgaatgaaaatgttGAAGAATGATATGAACCAAAGATAAGAAATCAACAACATGGTCAGAGATTTATGAACAAGAAAATTCTCACAGCTTTTACCAGTAGATCAGGACAAAGCTTAAGTTGCTGGATTGTCATTAATTGATGCTTAATGTCCTAGGGAAGGTGTTTGTTACTTTCCTTAGACCAAACGGTGGAACATATGTGTTGCTGCCTTCTCTTATCAATCTTTGCATTTGTCTTTTCATCTtgtcaaataatttacatttgttcatttcaaaatttcaggCAATAGGTTCTCCAAATGAGCTGTTCACTGTTCCTGGCTACTTTATTCCTCTTCTTGGTGGGTTATCAAAAGGTATTTATATGGagtatattttattgtctTATGCCAGGGTATGTAATGATGACTATCTttaaaatttaggaaaaaatatgtGAAGACGAATAAACTAGTGTAATGAATAATGGGGATGACTCTTGCTTATTTATGAGAAAAGACGTGCAAGTTATATTCTGCATAATCGTCATTTGCTATTTGTCATCTAAGGCGATGCATTTTCCTTGATGCGTTTTTATACCTGAAATGTAGAGTCTGAATGATATTCCTttgatatagatatatattcaatttcttcaTGTGTTTCTGCTTCCAGTTCTTGTTTTAATTCAGAGGCGGCACTATCAGCAAGTGAAGTCTGCCGTCCCGGTTATTCTGAATGTTTTAAAGACCATGTGTTCTACGTCGGATGATGAAGATACAGATCATGAGAAGTTATTCCATAGAGCAATTGGGATTGCATACTCGATAAGATCAATTTGTGTAAACCTGGTCCGTGACCATCCTGTTATTAGTTTTGCTCCTGGATCCAAACCAAATTCTCAACTATATCTTCACTTCCTATGGCAGGAAGGAGAGGACAAGAAGAAACTCCGTGCTTTATTAGGCCTATATGTCTTGCAGATCATGGTGGACAATTCTTGCGAAAGTGAAATTCCAATTTCAGCTGTTTTAAGTTGTGTCTAACTGACTTTGATGCCAGCTTGTTTGTGATTGTAAATCATCCTTGATATGCAGGCTCTTGCTTCATTTGGAATTCCAAGCGACATATTGAAATGTCTTTCAGTGGTGGTGGAGTTATCAGACTTCCTTCAACATTGTGAATTGTCTTATGTTGGTCTGATAACTGGATGTGAGGTTGACACGATCTATAAACTAGTTGTTGAAGGTATACTGTTAGCACTTGCAAGTTTTTAGCCATTTTTGGGGGTATTTGCTTATATAACTTTGGTGTGGTCTACTTGCATCCTTGTTGAATAGTACATTTAGTAAGAGTCCTTTCTGATTGATGGTATAGATGATAGCAAGGATGGTATGGATTGCTTTTCTCAAGCTAAGCTTGGAGCGGCACTTGCAGGTTGGTAATTGATATCTTTATACTTTTAGTTACTTGATACTGCTAGTTGCCTGAACATTGACCtaaataacatttatttaCTCTCTACAAACTTGATCCAGTAATTTGGGGTTACAAGGCTAGTGAGGTTGGTACAGCTGCGAAAGCCGATTTGCCCGTTGTCATAATGGAACTTCAAGGTAACTGGGCTAGAAGATGTGAAGCAATAGGTATGTTGAAGTATATATTCTCTTGTGCCAACCTGCCGTGGGAATTAAAGCAGCACGGTATTAGATTCCTTCTAAGAGTCTTGGATGGCATTGTATCACACTCGCATGATGACCATGTAGACTATTCAGTGTATATGCCAACTTTTTACACCAGTTTGCAGGTTTTTCCATCTCCTAAGTTCttctttttcacaattttaaaattcagttTGTCTAACAATTTGACTCGCTTGCCACTCTTAGGCTGTTGAAATGGTCATCATGTATGCTCCAGATTCTGCATTAAGGAAGGATGCATTTAGTGCATTCAAAAAGGTAAGAAAGGTTTAGTGCTAGCTACTTTGAAGTTTTGATAGtgtttatatgaaaattgttTTGCTGGTTCCTTCAGCAATAGTGGTTGTGAAATGATGTTGTAATGCTCTGATTATTGGTTTTGTTGGCTGAACTGCTGCACCTATAATATGCACTACAGGTCGCTTCATCCTTAGCAGGAATCCTAGGTTAAATAAACAAGTGACTTAAGAGAAGAATGAAAAGAAGGATAATTATTGCTTGAGCATCTAAGAAACTTAATTTTACCACTTGAGCATCTGAAACAGCATGGTATGAGATTCCTCACTCAAGAGTCAATATATGTGAACATTGTCATGGAGGTTGGGAAAGGGACTGGAAATCTGAAAATACAACAAAGAAGAATGTTTGGGGTAGATGGTTCATGTCAATGGTTTCAGATGAACTAGTGAGTGAGGTTGAAGGTACTGCAcaatcaattttagtcccgaatatatttatttgctaACATTATTGTTATATGCCCTCATATAAAGCTATCGTCTTAACGTCACCTGGAGTATGGATATCTCTCTGctttcttattcttcttttacTAAGCTAAATTTTCTGAACAAACAGTGTAGACTTCCTAATGTAACAAAAGccagtttttctttctctgtcCTAACTTTGCAGCTTATCAGAAGTACTAATATTTAGGAGCTTCAAATCATTAAGCTTATCTTTTATccttttgttaattattgaaGCCCGGAGAGACCTTAACatcatttgatgtttttgttgtttgctGATTGTGGTGAATTCACTAGTTGTTCTTATCTTCACAATGAAGCCTATGGTAATGTATCCCTTCGTACATCTTAGAGCTGTTAATTGAATCTTGTTCTCTTGCATGGCCTATTAGTGAAGTCTTACataattttctctttgtttcatGTATTCAACTTGTTGTTTCTAAAACCAGGTGCTTGCAGACATACCAATTTCTCTGAGATTTGACGTCTTAAGGGCATTGTTAAAGAATAGCGACTCTTCTTCTATGGTAAGCCCTTAAATACTTATCTAGTAGTACCCACAACTGTTAAGCCTGTTGGGCTGAGAAATTTAATGTTGGAAATATGTGATACTCTGTGTCATAGATTGGGATACTCCTAGATTGTGTCAAAGAGGAAATGCGCATgggaaaaattgaaagaaattcATCAGCCGATGCTGTCCTAAATAGTAAAGTTAGTCAATCTACAGGATTTTGGAATCCATCTGTGCTTGAATTGGTGGAGGTGGTTCTCAGACCTCCAAAAGGTGGACCTCCATCTCTTCCCCAGTCCAGTGATGCTGtaaatttctctctctctctctctctctctctctctctctctctaatgTCTGTGCTATCTGTCTATATATCTAGTATCTATTTATTTCCCCCTTCTTTTCATATGTGTCTATGACATCTTCAGTCTAATTCTAATATTGTAAACTCTTGTACAAGCATTCTTATgctataattctttttttgtctgCCATGAACGTGTAAGAGTTTCAAAGTGCTTTTGGAAGAATTATTTCAGTTGGACTTTTTAGATTGCTCttggaaaggaaaagaagaatagTGAAGGGGTTGGGGGATTAATGTAAAACTCAACTATCAAGGAACATCTTCAAACTCAATTATCAAAGGCATCTTCAAACTTTTAGATTACAGAATTTGTTCAATTGGACCCTTTGTTGTTTAAGTGAATTTAAGGGTCTAATTCCTTTTTATGAtgagtttatttttgttactCATCTTCATATCATCAGTTTGATCAGTTGCGGAccttttcataattatttttgttctattaAATGGAtggttttgtgtttctttATATCTTGTGCAATCAGGTTTGTCCTTGCCATCTGATGTTGTTTATATCATATGCTTGTTTCCCTTAAAAGTGCAATTTGTGTTTCTAGAATTCTTTACCAGTTCAGTTGTCATTCTTTCTTCATAAACTTTACCCAGGTTGTTGcttaatttcactttttccACAATTCATTCAGCTAAAAGGtgcctttttgtttttctgataGCTCCTCATGAGAAATTATCAGGGTTTCAAACCACAAActattgaacaattttaataaagattGTGAGTGAATTGAATCAATGAAGAATTCAGGCACCTAGCACATACATGTGAGCAAGCGCAATTGAGGGG
The window above is part of the Sesamum indicum cultivar Zhongzhi No. 13 linkage group LG7, S_indicum_v1.0, whole genome shotgun sequence genome. Proteins encoded here:
- the LOC105167175 gene encoding ankyrin repeat protein SKIP35 codes for the protein METKKVFFLGRETDSNSEIGSQDLNIGDDINMEEPQCAEVEMMGMETAEAGVSSLSNEIELGTEIAGFCSEKSDGGCHGNVIFSREAPLVIKEDLSTSACSCGAEKLKSKLAAYDSKNGKNDRKLSRQDRIELGRLFQGAVCSHDWELAESLIFLADPQTLNDALCISLDSIWFLSTQQEFYGITGIINKIIAHGAYDFTRAALRTSFLASCVSACQSQTMSLADTVTMMSQRLSERLQECSGDEVLKAEAGAKVQKFTEWALKCISFHSRSQGNLNRVGHKSALEIQLQLSAFKTFLDLVGNHLTGKDFSEAFDAACFPLTLFSSAFDNGWSSGISATAIQGLLGMLVEGGADNVNQCFLEASRFGSTELVRILLQIAQRNSLDVDVDLALGFASHYGKIGTMECLVEEGNAGAFLGPLMRAAERGCMPVVEWFVQRGCRDMELCLALTAATSSSQVEVAAHLLPHVPEHVLAALSIEILKAAGERSSRSLEGVSLLLRSDFLRDPAATYSVADSIARSNDEAVAPELKAFLQEHWSEAAFLDGLRQGEAHFSNLVQILRYSQSPICLQDLPGPLRVAIAYLPLYRECIEAGGSLLSQRHRGQLVEAARRLGGVVLDKPNQRRELLAVLEHHLPPFLAISQECD
- the LOC105167177 gene encoding aberrant root formation protein 4 isoform X2, with the protein product MVAASDAMVATLHQTLASCSKSIEAGDYNNSEELIAELVNFLNSISDSLVSRERENEDPEKIAVEILTQIHQYIASPAVKQEVIDALAFELPKAVARFACVSTKCLEIAEDLVYWFIQRCSPRDMLSILCEAIGSPNELFTVPGYFIPLLGGLSKVLVLIQRRHYQQVKSAVPVILNVLKTMCSTSDDEDTDHEKLFHRAIGIAYSIRSICVNLEGEDKKKLRALLGLYVLQIMALASFGIPSDILKCLSVVVELSDFLQHCELSYVGLITGCEVDTIYKLVVEDDSKDGMDCFSQAKLGAALAVIWGYKASEVGTAAKADLPVVIMELQGNWARRCEAIGMLKYIFSCANLPWELKQHGIRFLLRVLDGIVSHSHDDHVDYSVYMPTFYTSLQAVEMVIMYAPDSALRKDAFSAFKKVLADIPISLRFDVLRALLKNSDSSSMIGILLDCVKEEMRMGKIERNSSADAVLNSKVSQSTGFWNPSVLELVEVVLRPPKGGPPSLPQSSDAVLSALNLYRFILITESSGNSNSTGILSKGKLQKAYNEWFLPLRTLVTGTMAESQKDYDNLACDTICALNPVELVLYRCIELVEMKLKQL
- the LOC105167177 gene encoding aberrant root formation protein 4 isoform X1, which translates into the protein MVAASDAMVATLHQTLASCSKSIEAGDYNNSEELIAELVNFLNSISDSLVSRERENEDPEKIAVEILTQIHQYIASPAVKQEVIDALAFELPKAVARFACVSTKCLEIAEDLVYWFIQRCSPRDMLSILCEAIGSPNELFTVPGYFIPLLGGLSKVLVLIQRRHYQQVKSAVPVILNVLKTMCSTSDDEDTDHEKLFHRAIGIAYSIRSICVNLEGEDKKKLRALLGLYVLQIMVDNSCALASFGIPSDILKCLSVVVELSDFLQHCELSYVGLITGCEVDTIYKLVVEDDSKDGMDCFSQAKLGAALAVIWGYKASEVGTAAKADLPVVIMELQGNWARRCEAIGMLKYIFSCANLPWELKQHGIRFLLRVLDGIVSHSHDDHVDYSVYMPTFYTSLQAVEMVIMYAPDSALRKDAFSAFKKVLADIPISLRFDVLRALLKNSDSSSMIGILLDCVKEEMRMGKIERNSSADAVLNSKVSQSTGFWNPSVLELVEVVLRPPKGGPPSLPQSSDAVLSALNLYRFILITESSGNSNSTGILSKGKLQKAYNEWFLPLRTLVTGTMAESQKDYDNLACDTICALNPVELVLYRCIELVEMKLKQL